The Sabethes cyaneus chromosome 1, idSabCyanKW18_F2, whole genome shotgun sequence DNA segment TGCAGCACAAAGTACATAATCAGTACGATGATGGTCAGCACGATGACCAGAATGCCACCGAACATGCCGCGCTGAGCGTTCGAACAGTCGATGGACAGCAGATTGGCACTTTTTCCGGTGAGGCTCTTCCGAGAGCCCTTTCGCGATCCATTAGCCCCCCGGCCGCTGTCGCGCAGTTTCTTCCACATTTCGAACAGAATGACGGCGCAGATTAGCGAGTACTCAATCGTGCACGGAAACAGAAAGGGAGCCGCATTCTGAATCAATGACCCCATTATGTTGGTCCGGTGGCATTCGATGGCGGGAACGGGCAGCGCCACCGAGGGGTCTCCCCTGCTGGGCAGCTCGGGTGCGTTCTGATGGTAATGGGTGGCATTCAGCTGGAAACCATCGTTGTCTGCAACGTGAAAAGAAGCGAACGTGTGAATATCCGTGCACGGATGAGGCCGGGCAAAGCAGCAGGCaataattttcaatcaattaggTAACGTTTCGATGCGTATGAGACAATTTCGATTGATGCGATGAAGGGAAGTGAAGGGAACACTAGGAAAAATCTGACTGTAAATTTGTTACCATAGTTTGGTAAACTAAAAAAAAGTTCAGATGACAAAGCTGACTCACCTGCCGGAAGCGGGGCCGTTGCTCTGGCGACCAACCTTGCTGCGGCATCGTGCGGCCCACCGTGCGTTATATGGACGATCTCGTGCTTGGCTTCCTCGATTATCACGTACAGCCACTCGCACAGGTTTGTGGCCAGCATGTGCATCAGACCGAAGCGGGACACGAATTTGTGCCGTTCCATGTGGAACTGACCGCTGCTGAAGAAGATGAACTGCATCTGGAGCAGGCACAGTGTCATCCGGGCGGCCGGGATTAATGCAATTAGAACATTTTGACATCTTTCGTCGCCTGCAAGTGGGGAAGGAAAGGAACGGACCAATGGATCGTACTTTTAGTAGGCTGTGAGTAGGGTGATGGCTTGTAGTATGGTTATTTCTTATAAAAGAATATTATGTTTTTCGAAAAAGTTGTGTTGTTCCAGAATTTGTTGTTTTCTTCGCGTCCTTGTGTTACCTTCTTTCCAgccaaaaataaaacataaaggATTTTTGGTCATTGTACAAACAACGATACAAAAATAACTCAAAAATGATATTAAAATTAtacgaaaacgatacaaaaatgTGCTAAAAATATATCTTAAATTGATGCAAAATAACGCACAAAATCTACGGAAATACTCAGTCCCACTCCATCCCGTAATGTGCTAGTCCCCCAGTGTGCCAGTTCCAGTCTCAGTGTTCCAGTTCTATGTTCTTAGTTTCAGTGCCTCAGTTCCAGTGTTCTTGTTCCAATGTGTGCTAAGTTCCAGTCTCTCAGTTCAAGTGTCCCAGTTTCAGTATTCCAGTACCAATAGCTCGGTTCCAACATACCCAGTTCGAGTGGCCTAGTTTCAGTAACTCAATTCCAATGTCCCAGTTATAGTGTCAGTACCAGTTTCACTGTTCCAGTTCCAGTGTCACAGTTCCACCGTCCCAATTTCACTGTCCTAGCTCCAGTATCCTAGTTCAAGTGTCTCAGTTTCCGTAGTGTCTCAGTTTCAGAAGCGTCTCAGTGTCACAGCTCATATGTCCCAGTTCCAGTTTTAGTGTCCCAAGTCTACTGTCTCGGTTCCAGTCTCCGAGTTTCAGTATCTCAGTTCCATTGTCCCAGTTACAATATTCTAGTTGCAGTATCCCAGTCCAAGTGTCTCAGTTTCAGTATCTCAATGTTCCAGGGTTCACCTTCTAGTTTCAGTATCTTTGTTTGAGTATTGCAATTCGAATATTTCTGTTCCATTGACTTAGTTCCAGTGTATTTTGTTTCAGTGTTCTAGTCTCAGTATCCTAGTTTCAGTATCCCAGTTTAAGTGTTGCAGTTCAAGTGCTCCTCTTCCAGTATCCCAGTTGCAGTGTCTTAATTCCACTGTCCCAGTTTCATTATCTCAGTTTCAGTGTTTCAGTTTGAGAGTTGAAGTTCGAGTATTCCTGTTCCAGTGTCCCAGCCTCAGTGTCCTGGTTTCAGTACCTTTGTTCAAGTGTCGCTGTTCGAATGTCCCGTTTCTAGTTCCGATGTCCCAATTCCAGTTGCAGTGTCTCATGTCTGCTATTCCTGTTCCAGTGTCCCAGTGTTGCAGTTCGAGTGCTCCTATTCCAGTGTCTCGGTTCCAGAGTCCTAGTCTCAGCGTCTCGGTGTCTCGGTTTCAGTGTTCTAATTCCAATATCACAGTTCCAGTATCCCAGTTCAAGTGTTCAACTTTCAGTATCTCAGCTTGAGTGTCGCAATCTTAGTACCCTAGAATGTCCCAATGTGCCAATGTCTCAATTCTGGTTCCAACGTCCCAGTTCTAGTTCTAGTACTTGTTTCAATATCTCAGTTCCATTGCATCAATTTTGTTGTCCCATTTTCAGTGTCCCAGTTCAAGTTTTAGTCCCAGATTCGATGTCCCAATTCCAGTTCTAGTTCCAGTATCCCAATTCCACTGTCCCAGTGTCAATGTCTCAGTGTGCGTATTTCTCAGAATTCCCAGTCCCAGCCCTAGTTTTTGTATCCCACTTTCAGTGTCGCAGTTCCAGTGTCTCAGTGCTACTGTTCTAGTTCCATTGTGTTCCAGTTTCAATATCTCATTTTAAATGACGCAGTTCGAGTGTCCCAGTTGCAGTTCCTACATTCCAGTCCCATTTTCAATGTCTCAGTTCAGTTCCCCAGTCTCAGTGTTCCAGTACCAAAATTTCAGTTCTGGTAGCCTAGTTCTAGTGTCCCAGTTTCACTATCTCTGTTTAAAAGTCGCAGTCCGAGTATTCCTGTTTCAGTGTCTCGGTTCCAGTGTCCCAGTCTTAGTGTTCTAGTTACAATATGTCAATTCCAGCATATCCAGTTCGAGTGTCCCAGTTTCAGTATATCAGGGTAAGTTTAACAGTGCGAGTGTCCCAGTTTCggtttcagttttagtaacccAGCTCCAATGTCTTAGTTCCAGTGTCCCAGATTCAATATCTTAGTTTAGGTGTTGTAGTTCAAGTATATCAGTTCTATTGTTCCTGTATCCCAGGTCTAGTATCCCAGTTCGTGTAATTCTAAGGtatcccagtcccagtctcagTTCCAGAATCACAGTTTCAGTGTTCCAGTTCCAGCATCTCAGTTCTACTGTTATAGTTCCATCGTCCCAATTCAAGTGTTCCAGTTTAAATATCTCAATTTAAAAGGGCGTGTTCCAGCTGTAGTTCCTACATTCTAGTTCTATTTTTAGTGCCAGTTTCAGTGTCTCAGTTCCAGTACCAACATTTCAGCTCCAGTAGCCCAGTTCAAGTGTTCCAGCTCTAGTTCCAATGTTCCAGTTCTTCACTTCACCTCAAGGGTCCCAGTTTCAGTATCTCAGTTTAAGTATCGCAGTTCGAGTGTTTCAGTTCCAGTGTCTCAGTACAAGTTCCAGTTTTGATGTCCCAGTTCCAGTGTCTTACTTCTAGTCCCAGTTTCAATGTCCCAGTACCAGCATCTCAAATCCAGAATCCTAGTTCAAGTGTTCCAGTTTCAGTACGTCAGTTTGAGTGCTCCAGTTCCAGCGTCTCAGTTCAAGTTCTAGTCCCAGATTCGAtgtcccagttccagttccagtatcCCAATTCCACTGTCCCAGTTTCAGTGTTTCAGTTTACGTGTTTCTCAGAATTCCCAGTCCCAATCCTAGTTTCTGTATACCAGTTCCAGTGTCTCAGTGCTACTGTTCTAGTTCCATTATCCTTGTTCAAgtgtttcagtttcaatatctCATTTTCAGTGTCTCAGTTCTAATGCCTCGGTTTCAGTCCCCCAGTCTCAGTGTTCCAGTACCAAAATTTCAGTTCTGGTAGCCTAGTTCAAGTGTCCCAGTTCTAGTTCTAATGCTGCAGTTTCAGTGTTCCTGTTATAGTGTCCCAGTTCAAGTATTCCAGTTTCAGTATCTCAGTTTATGTATCGCAGCTCGAGTATTCTAGTTCTAATGTCTCAGTTTCAGTTCCAGTTTTGATGTCCCAGTAGTAGTGTCCCAGTTCAAGCTTTAGTCCCAGATTTGAtgtcccagttccagttccagtatcCCGGTTTGAGTGTCCCAGTTGAAGTCCCTGTTCAAGTGTTACAGTTTCAGTATCTCTGTTTAAATGGCGCAGTTCGAGTTTTCCACTTGTAGTTCCAACATTTCAGTGCCATTTTCAGTGCCAATTTTAGTGTCTCCGTTCCAGTGTTACAGTACCAAAATCTCATGTCCAGTAGTCCAGTTTAAGTGTCGTAATTCAAGTGTCTCAGTTCTATTTGCAATGTTCCAGTTTTAGTGTCCTAGTTATAGTGTCCCAGTTCCAGTGTTCCGTTTCAAGTATCCCAGTTTCAGTAGCTCAGTTCTAGTATCTCAGTTCAACTTCCAGTTGCAGTTTTGATGTcacagtttcattatttcagtTTAAGTGTCGAAGATCCAGTCTCCCAGTTCGAGTGTCCCTGCTCTAGTTCCAATTTCCCATTTCAGTACCAATTTCAGTGTCTGTAGACTGCAGTGATTTAGTTTCGCTGTCCCTGTTCTAATGTCCCAGTTTTAGTACCAGTTTCTGTGATCCAGTTCCAATATTTAAGCTTCATATGAGCCTCATGTTGGTAAAATTAAGAATGGTTAACTATTCCGTTTCGCTTAGCTTCACATATTTTCATTATGTTTTTTCCTAATCTTCTTAAGTATACTTTTGCACATTTTTTGAGTTATCTTCTAGTGAAGTTTTAGAATTAGCATTTAGCGTaggctaggctttgctttttgattTGACTCATTATattgtttttcatgttttactcATTTTCAATTTACAACTGTTTGATGTCTCATTTCAGTCAATACAAGTTTTTGacaattaattttattataTCACTACGTATTTACAAACTGAGGTAAGTCGTTTTGAACATTAATTCTGTtttgttcacttttattttaatttttttatgtttaataTTTAAATGGTTTATATATTTGATCAGGCTACTTTTTAGTTTCTGTTTCAGGTTTTGTTTTCTCAAGCAATTTTAATTGAACGCAACAAAAGGACTACTACCATAAACTATTCGACCCGTCCCTTCATTCCTAACCCTCCGCATTGAACCCATCGGTGTGAGCGAAGCTGACAGAGAACCGAATTGCAGCCGGCATTCTAATTTACTACTCTACTGGTGTGGCGATGACTTACCTTTCAGCTCGAAGTACTGTCCGAACTCCAGCCCGGAGTAGACCATGCTGCCGATCCCGAAGGCAATCGCTCCCACTCGAAGGTAGAACGACCCGAACCGGATCTCCTTGGGCTTCAGCAGATCGGGGATGTCGGTTACCGGTTGGTCTGAAATGGAACGTACAAGGCGAATTCACTCGGTCAGTAATTTGCTGCAATTGTTGTAAATGTCGATTGACTGGCGGAGAGCAATATTATTTTAATGTTAATTGGCATGATGACTGCGTTAAGGAGGCACATCGTATCTAATCATCAATCGAAATGCATAATTGGTGCTGTAATAGTTGCACTTGCAGGATGGAAACTGTATAACTGTGTTATGACGGTTAGATAGTCATAAATGGGCGTGTGGCAAAGCGATAATTCAGCAATAGCTTCGGCATGATTGATAAGCGGACAATCATAAAAAGTGGACTACTTACGGAATCCTTCGAGGAGCGTTTTCAGCCGCGTTTGATGTCGCAGCACAACGAAGCACATAAAACCTATAAAAAACGCACTCGTGAAATACAGATAGAGAAAAAATCCCTCGTAGTAATGCTTCATGGTGTGTTCGGCAACGACGTCGGTGATTGGGAAAGCGATTCCCAGGACTATCAGCAGTTTAGCGTACAGCGCCGAGATAGCCGTACTGAAGTGGTCCCTGAAAGCAAGCACAGCAGTAAAGTTTAAAAACGGGACGATGGCAAAATCGCGGCTAAAATCTTACTCTGCCACTGCCCGATTCCGACTACGTTTTTCAGCAAGAAATGGCGATTCATCTTGCGGGTC contains these protein-coding regions:
- the LOC128746272 gene encoding proton channel OtopLc-like codes for the protein MAKTILDKQDCDSSGSISSLESDGDSSCSMSSMESDIGQLRALQKIEQMAAPDFQIIVTKPTPAATASTSQTPRLLTPNSSFVYKPESRRHTGQSIPGSDGDGGSRRPSMFNGFQPRQSFSIYRKQFMDFLQRSGSRLSVNKKEDPQDESPFLAEKRSRNRAVAEDHFSTAISALYAKLLIVLGIAFPITDVVAEHTMKHYYEGFFLYLYFTSAFFIGFMCFVVLRHQTRLKTLLEGFHQPVTDIPDLLKPKEIRFGSFYLRVGAIAFGIGSMVYSGLEFGQYFELKGDERCQNVLIALIPAARMTLCLLQMQFIFFSSGQFHMERHKFVSRFGLMHMLATNLCEWLYVIIEEAKHEIVHITHGGPHDAAARLVARATAPLPLNATHYHQNAPELPSRGDPSVALPVPAIECHRTNIMGSLIQNAAPFLFPCTIEYSLICAVILFEMWKKLRDSGRGANGSRKGSRKSLTGKSANLLSIDCSNAQRGMFGGILVIVLTIIVLIMYFVLQKERFYKRAATIEVTIYEIVIYSITAGAVLWAMFQMRDLKFSQKKGDAGISLDCTLLALAQTGIEIYCIFSIIGTFFSIGVSEYATVYSLLAEIICLLQTALQTLFIMNAWWRRCKGTKQNRAKPGREIITFLLIANMSIWFINTLIKTNASFRPTLMNFYGIWAWTIITHLSMPLAIFYRFHSTICLFEVWKNTYKVLNADVEI